CACTCGACGTGACGATTCATCGAACTCATCTATAATTGCATTTGTTGATATTCCAGCCGCAATTTCCTTTTCAATATAAATTACGAGGCAATCCCTTAGAAATCCATCTTCCATTTTAGTCCGAAGCCTTGTCTTCACAAGTTTCATGGCAGAAAATGCACGTTCTGTCGTTGCCGTTGAAACCGGTAGAGTAAGAACAAGTCGAATCAGTCTGTTCATGAAGAAATAGTTAGTACAGTACTAATACCAACTAATACATAATTCACGGAGGGAAAATCAACTAATAGATAAGAGGAGAAATTATATACCTATCAATCAAATGATATTCATCCGATTTCCTGGTTGCTGCAAGTTGTTGACAAAGTTCTGATATACTTGTCAAATTTTGAAACTTTGGGTTAGTGGGTACAACATTTTCATAATGTCGCAACTGACACCTTAGATTGTTCCTTTCTTGTTCTTCAAAATCAGCTGCATAGAATTTTGATGCTAGAGAACATATATTATCAATGTTAAATGATCTGAATGAATTACTAGGGTCCAAGGAGGTACACAAAATTAGAAGCTTTGTTGCTTGTTTGTTGAATCTACAATTCAACTCTTGTGCTTGCTGATCAACGACAACCATGAAAACGTCACACCGGTAATGATGCTCAACTGTAGTCTCATCATCCGCACGTGAGTTAATGAAATCCACATAGAGGTCATCGAAATGTGGTGTTGGAACTCCATGTTTCCCACAAAATGAAAGCATATCAGCTTTAAGCTTGTTCCAACCATTATCTCTTAGTTCCTGAATCAACACTTTTGTAGTTTTAACATCATCCATGGCATTCACAATATCTTGAGATTTTTGTTGCAACTTTTTGCATAGCAAGTCTGTGATTCCCATAAGTTCTTTCATGACATGAAGACCAAATATGAAGTCAAAAGACATCATCAACTTAACAGCACCATAAGCCTTTGCTCGTGCTGAAGGTGAGGTACCTGAACCTTTGGCAGTAGCAATGCTTTTAAGTACCAAGAATGTAGGTTTGTATAGTTTCAAAAGGTTGCAGATAGAAGCATAGTGAGAACTCCACCTAGTGTCACAAGGCCGCTGCAAAGTTCCTACTTGATTAGCCCCACTTCTGGTTTCAAGCTCACTAAGCTCAATTAGATGCTCCATTTCAGTCACTTGATTAACTTGCAGCTCATCATTTCTCTTGCTTGAAGACACAACCATGTTGACAACAAGAGCAAGATGATCGAAAAAGGTGTGAACATCGGCTACTTCTTTAGATGCAGCAACAAGAGCAAGCTGCAATTGATGAGCAAAATAGTGAATGTAATATGCGTAAGGACACTCTTCCATGAACTTGGCTTGTAGACCATTCCACTCTCCACGCATGTTACTAGCACCATCATACCCCTGTCCACGAATATTGTTCACAACTAATCCATGTTGAGCCAAAACAGAAGATAACTTCTCTTTTAGAGTAGTTGAAGATGTATCGGAGACATGAACAATATCAAGAAAACGTTCACGAGTGAAACCAGGTTTGTCCACAAAACGAATAACCACTGTCATTTGCTCTCTTTTGGATTCATCTCTTGACTCGTCTACAAGCAAGCAGAACTTTGCATCCCCAATTTCTTTACAAATTTATTTTTGCACATTAAAAGCAATCATATGCAGAAGTTCTTTCTGAATTGTAGGTGAGGTATACTTAGCATTCCCTGGAGCATTACCCAATACaactgcaccaatttcctcatcatAAGAAGCTACCAATTTGACCATTTCAAGAAAATTACCTTGGTTCCTTGAATCAAGACTTTCATCATGCCCAGGGAAGGGGCAAGCTTGGAATGCTAACCACCGTAGTGCATCGATTGTTACTCTAAGACGAAGCCTAttcttcttgatgtcctcttctgTTTGCTTCACCACTAATTGTTCCATATGTCATTTCTTATTCTTCAAATTATCATAACATTTGACAGCAAAACTATGAGCGGATTTACTATCCTTTCCCATGTGAGTCAAGAATGCGCATTTGTTTCCATCATTAACTCGCTTCCATTTTCTGAATCCTTGCACTGTAAACACATTAGACCCTTTTTTCCAAGTGGCTTCTTATAAAACAAAAAGCATGGAAAACAATAGACTGCATCTTTCAATGGTGAATATTCCAACCAAGGGAAGGATTTAAACCAATGATACTGAAACTTGCGTTGATGGACTACTGAATCGTCAAGAGGGTACTCATCCATTTCAATCTGATATGCTCCATGCTTCATATATGCATTACGATCTTGTTCTTGAGCATTAGGAGGATAATCCCAAATTTGGCATCGCAAACCCGGATCCCTTTCTACTATCAGAACAGAAGCATCATCGTTCCCTCCCTCTCTCTGAACCTCAGGCGGTGTTGATGTTGCAATTTCTTCTTCTACTGCTGGTTCTTGTTCATCCACCAAGTGAGGGCTGGCCCCCAAATTATTTTCTACAGAAGCATCAACTCTTGCTTTCTTCTCAAAAAAGGAATGCATTGTTACAGACTTTCTTTTATGTTTGACCATGATTATTCTGTACAAATTGAACAGAATCAACTATTAGAAACTCACCTATTTAGAGAAATTAACAATCCAAAACAAAACAAATGCCAGATCTGAAATTTAGATGTGAGAAAGAGAGAGGAACTGGGAAGAATTTGTACCTCGAAGAAGAGCAACAGACAGCCGACGGGAGAGGAACTGAGATAGATTTGGGACCTGGCCGCCTCGCTGGCTGTCTCCTTGGAGGGTTCGAGCATGGGGCGGagaggccgggaggggaggggacTAAGAGAGACAAAGAAATTTGGGGAAGAGGATTCACGTGTGTTGGAGAAGAAACAGGGGCGATGGGCTGGGCTGCCTCACCTCACGGGTTCTCTTGGGATATACTCCTTCGGTTtccttttactccgcatataagatttggtcaaagtcaaactacgcaaattttgatcaaatttatattaaaaaatatgaacatctacaatactaaaactatatagtatgaaaatacatttcttggtgcatctgataatattgatttcatattgtgaatgtttatatgttttaatataaagttagtcaaactttacaaagcttaactttgaccaaatcttatatgcagactaaagaaacggaggaagtactagaatACTAATGGGAAAAGTCAAAGATTGAGCTTAGGATTTATCGTGGCAACTATTACTGAATGCTGACTTGCTATTGGGGTGGCCAGACCTGCGGAATACGTTGTTTTGGGCACAAAAAATCACTGATGTAATGAGTATATTAGCTTGTTGGCCCGGGCCTGGGCCCCTGCTGGCCCCCCCTGTGGCTCCTTCATTGGGCGtaaccacactcgattcaactaaagttggagaaactgacacccgccagtcacctatgtgcaaagcacgtcggtagaaccagtctcgtgtaagcgtacgcgtaatgtcggtccgggccgcttcatccaacaataccgccgaaccaaagtatgacatgctggtaagcagtatgacttgtatcgcccacaactcacttgtgttctactcgtgcatatagcatctacgcataaaaccaggctcggatgccactgttggggaacgtagtaatttcaaaaaaattcctacgcacacataggatcatggtgatgcatagcaaagagaggggagagtattgtccacgtaccctcgtagactgaaagcggaagcgttagcacaacgcggttgatgtagtcatacgtcttcacgattcgatcgatccaagtaccgaacgtatggcacccctgagttcagcacatgttcaactcgatgaagtcccgcgaactccgatccagcagagcttcacgggagagttccgtcagcacgacggcgtgatgacggtgatgatgttgctaccgacgtagggcttcgcctaagcaccgctatgatatgaccgaggtggaatattatggaggggggcaccgcacacagttggaatagatcaatagatcaatttgtgtgtctagaggtgccccctgcccccgtatataaaggagcaaggggggagaggcggccgtccagggagggcgcgccaaggggagagtcctactcccggtgggagtaggactcctcctttcctagtaggagtaggagaaggggggaaggaggaggtggagagaaggaaggagaggggggccgccccccttcccttgtccaattcggactggggcaaggggggccgcgcgccacctcttggatgccctctctcttctccactaaggcccaataggcccattacttccccccggGGGTGggtgggtccggtaacccccggtactctagTAAAattctgatttcacccggaacacttttgatatccaaatataggctttcaatatatcaatctttatgtctcgaccatttcgagactcctcgtcatgtccgtgatcatatccggggctccgaactacctttggtacatcaaaacacaaaactcataataccgatcgtcatctaactttaagcgtgcggaccctacgggttcgagaactatgtagacatgaccgagacatgtctccggtcaataaccaatagcggaacatggatgctcatattggctcc
The sequence above is a segment of the Triticum dicoccoides isolate Atlit2015 ecotype Zavitan chromosome 1A, WEW_v2.0, whole genome shotgun sequence genome. Coding sequences within it:
- the LOC119293130 gene encoding zinc finger MYM-type protein 1-like, with the translated sequence MTVVIRFVDKPGFTRERFLDIVHVSDTSSTTLKEKLSSVLAQHGLVVNNIRGQGYDGASNMRGEWNGLQAKFMEECPYAYYIHYFAHQLQLALVAASKEVADVHTFFDHLALVVNMVVSSSKRNDELQVNQVTEMEHLIELSELETRSGANQVGTLQRPCDTRWSSHYASICNLLKLYKPTFLVLKSIATAKGSGTSPSARAKAYGAVKLMMSFDFIFGLHVMKELMGITDLLCKKLQQKSQDIVNAMDDVKTTKVLIQELRDNGWNKLKADMLSFCGKHGVPTPHFDDLYVDFINSRADDETTVEHHYRCDVFMVVVDQQAQELNCRFNKQATKLLILCTSLDPSNSFRSFNIDNICSLASKFYAADFEEQERNNLRCQLRHYENVVPTNPKFQNLTSISELCQQLAATRKSDEYHLIDRLIRLVLTLPVSTATTERAFSAMKLVKTRLRTKMEDGFLRDCLVIYIEKEIAAGISTNAIIDEFDESSRRVPFT